TAACGGATTCATATTTCCCAAATCTTTCTTAATATGACAAGCCATATTCGCAATTGCTTCTTTAAGTAATTTTTCAGGAATAAACAATTTGAATTCTTTGTCTTTTAACCGGATGTTTCCCATACTATTTTATTTATTTCCGGGAGGCAAAGGTACAATTTTTTCAATGATGCACAAATGCTAAACAAATGGATTCTTTGATATTCTCCATGTATTTCCGACTGAATCATATATCTTTGTACTAAAAATAAAAAGACACGTAAAATATATGATGAAGATATTTGCTACCGAAAAGGTAAAAGACCTCGATCAATACACCATCCAGTATGAACCTATCAGCTCGCCTGATTTGGTTGAAAGAGCAGCGACTATGTTTGTTCATGAGTTTTGCCGCCGCTATTCCAAACAGATACGTATCGTTGTTTTTGCCGGTCAAGGAAATAATGGGGCTGATGCCTTGGCTGTTGCCCGTTTGTTAATAGACGAAGGGTACCGGGTAGAAACAGTTCTCTTTAATCCCAGTAACCATCTGTCATATGACTGCGAGCTAAATAAAGAACGTCTCCTTAAAATGGAACGGGTGGAATTTACTGAAGTGATTGATAATTTCATGCCTCCGGAATTAAGTGAACGAGATGTTGTAATTGACGGGTTATTTGGTTCGGGAATCAACCGACCACTTACAGGTGGCTTTGCTGCTGTAGTAAATTATCTGAATCAATCGGAAGCTACGATTGTTTCTATTGATATTCCTTCCGGTTTATTTGGTGAAGATAATCGGCAAAATGATCCGGAAGCAATTGTTCATGCAGATGTTACATTTACTTTTCAATTCCCGAAATTAGCTTTTCTACTGGCAGAAAACGAACAATATGTAGGTGAATGGAAAGTACTAGATATTGGTCTTCATCCGGATATTATAGAACAGACACCTTCTCCTTATTATTTTGTACAAGAAGAAGAGATAGCGAATGTTTTCCAGCCTCGGGACAGATTTGCTCATAAAGGAACATTCGGACATGCCTTGCTTATTGCCGGAAGCCGGGGTAAAATGGGAGCTGCTTTACTTTCTGCGAAAGCATGCTTACGAAGTGGTGTAGGACTTTTGACTGTTCATATTCCTCAAAGAGGAGAACTTGCATTCCAGACTGCTTTTCCGGAAGCTATGCTAAGTTTTGATCCTAACAAAGAATTTTTTTCCGTTTTACCTGATATTAGTACCTACAGTGCCATAGGGATAGGACCTGGATTAGGGCAACATATGGAAAGTGCTGCTGCACTGGAACGTTTACTCTCTACTACGTCTCACCCTGTGGTAATCGATGCGGATGCTCTCAATTTGCTAGCTTCTAATCATGATTTAATCAACCGTATTCCTCCGCGAAGTATACTAACGCCTCACCCTAAAGAATTTGACCGTTTGGCGGGAGTTAGTAAAAGCGATTACGAACGTTTAATGAAAGCTCAATCTTTTGCTGTTGAACATAAAATTTGTATTGTATTAAAAGGTGCTTATACAGCAGTTTGTACGGCAGAAGGAAATGTATACTTTAATAGTACCGGCAATCCGGGGATGGCTACAGCCGGAAGTGGAGATGTATTAACTGGTATTATTTTAGGATTATTAGCGCAAGGACATGAACCCGAAACCGCTGCAGTCGCCGGGGTCTTCCTTCACGGAGTAGCTGGCGACTTAGCTGCTATTTACCGATCGGAAGAAAGTATGATTGCAAGTGACATTATTGATATGCTTGGAAAAGCTTTCAAACAGACTAAAGATTTTTAATCTGTCTGTTTTTTAAATAGCTCATGAAAATGCATTTATTTGGTTAAAATATTTATCAACTGGATTAATCCTTAAAGGTGTCAAGCCCATTAAACACAAAGATGTCAGGACACAGAGAGTTTTAAAGTGCTCATAATAAATATTCTGTGTTCCTGCGATGATATAGAGAATGTTTTCCCCGCAATGGTCTACAATGGCTTTTGCGGCCTCCGTCATCGACTCTAGAAAAAGATCTATGACTCCGTCATGTTATATTCTTCTGTTTTCCAAAATGCCGGTTACATTTCCAGTGGGAATAGCTTTAAAAAACATATAAACCAGAACATTCAATCATCAGTAGACTCTCTATTTATAACCTTCTTTTTACGTTCTGTACTCTGTTTCATTTTTATTCCTTATCTTTGCGCCTAATAAGCAAATGAAGTGCTAATCTAATAAAATTTATCATGAAACGTAGTAATTTATTACTGGCAGCTTTTTTATGTTGTGCCGGTATTGTGTTTTCTCAATCTTCGGAAAAAAGTAGCGGATGGAAACCGCTATTCGGTGAAAATCTTTCAGATGCGGAATATAATCCGGAAGTATGGAGTATGAAAGATGGAGTATTGTCTGCTGTAAAAGACGAATCCATTTGGACAAACACTGAGTATGAAAATTTTGAAGTCGATCTGGATTTCAAAAATGATGTAAATACAAACAGTGGAGTAGTTGTATATTGTACAGATAAAAAAGATTGGATTCCTAATTCAGTAGAAATTCAAATCGCTGACGACCATGGGAAATGGGGTGATGGCAAAGCGTATGAACAATGTGGTGCCATTTATGGACATTTAGGAGCTAAACAACAAAAAGTGGTTAAAAAGCCCGGTGAATGGAATCACATGCGGATTAAATGTAAAGGACAGCAAATTACTGTAATCCTAAATGGAAAAAAAGTCACAGATATGAATATGGCTTTATGGACTTCGGGGAAAAAGAATCCGGATGGTTCCGATATCCCTAGTTGGTTACCTAAACCTTTTGCCGAACTTCCGACAAAAGGATTCATCGGTTTACAAGGGAAACACGGGGATGCATTAATTTGGTTCAAGAATATGAAAATTAGAGAACTAAAATAATTCTTCTTATTCTCTTACAAATTTCTTTTTTGAATATGCTACTTTTACTTAAGCTAAAATGATCAGGATGATTTTTTTCAATTTATCCTGATCATTTTAAGATTTATCCCATGATCTAAAAGAGGGAATTTATAAGGAAGGGCTAAATCTATAAAATATGATAAAAAATAATAGTATCCATAGACTTTCCCACAAGATATTTTCAATTAATACGTAACCTTCTTCTCTTACAGCTAAGAAACTTTTTGCACAACGACGAGTTTACAAAACTTCTTGTCCTACTTTTTTCAAAAGTAAACTCTCTGGAATTAATAAAACACTACTCCTATCACTTAAATGACAGCCGTTCCATTTTGATAGAACGCATCACCAATAACTACTTCAAAGTTACGTAATCAACTTTTCCACATAAAAGATTTAACAAAAGCTAGTTGCCTGTTTTGGCTAGTCAATACAGACATTTGTTTACATATCCTCCCATCCATCAGCTCTATTTTACCATCAATAGTTAAACGGATAAATTTTCTCAATATTTAATCTGTTGTTCATATTCAAGCTTACTTATTTTTCTCCTTAAAATAAGGATACTAAAGAAATACAACTTCTATTTTCCCATTGATGCTGTAGAAAATCTTCTTTTATCAGCAAGAAAACTATAAACGTAGGCTAAGAATATATAAACGCAAGCTAAGAACTTATATTCGCAGCTTACGAATATAAAATCGTAAGTTAAGTTTATAGATTTCTTTATGATAAACAAAAGAAAAGACAAGTAAGAAACAGGTTTTATTCCGGCATGAATGGAAGAATTAACCAATTTGAAGGATAATCTAATAAATATAAGGATAAAAAGCAAGCCCGTAAAAGCTGTTAGCTTATTGTTTTTATTTTCCGGACCTCCCTAAAACAGGGAAATTTCAGAAATAAAAAACCGAAAGTTTTATCTATAAAAGTATAGATAATCTTTCGGTAATAAGCAAATTGCTAGATGCAACAAGGCGGAGTTATTTTTATGTCGGTAAAAACATTTAAAACAATTCTATTATAAAGGATTTTCTCCTAGTCGATCTTTATAACAGCCTGAAAAATTAAGAAGTAATTAACTCAAAACACTATTGTTCCTTTTCCATGACAGATATCAGAAGCTTGAGTTATAATTACTCGTTTTACCCCAGCTTCTATCGCATCAAAGGAATTTTCTAGTTTAGGAATCATACCTCCTTGAATTATACCCTCTTTTACATATTGTCTAAACACAGTTTGATTTATTTCCGGTATTACACTTTCATCGTCATTTTCATCTTTAAGTACACCTTTTTTTTCAAAACAGAACATTAAGGTTACTTCAAAATATTTTGCTAGCGCTTTTGCAGTCTCTCCGGCAATCGTATCGGCATTCGTATTGAGCATATTACCTTTTTTATCATGAGTTAAAGGTGCTAAAACAGGAACAATATCCTGATGGATCAAAGAGGCAAGCAAATTGGCATTTACTTCTTTTACATCTCCTACAAATCCATAATCTATATCTTTGACAGGACGTTTATCAGACCGCATCAAATTCATATCTGCACCAGTTAGCCCTAACGCATTTACCCCTAAAGCTTGTAAACCAGCCACAATATTTTTATTTACTAATCCGCCGTATATCATCGTCACCACCTTCAAAGTTTCCATATCCGTAATACGACGACCATTTACCATTTTACTTTCAATTCCTAGCCGGGCTGCTAGTTTGGTAGCAGAGCGCCCCCCTCCATGTACCAAGACCTTATATCCTTCTATTGCTGAAAAATCATAAAGCAACCGCTTCAATGTAAGTTCTTCCTCAACAATTTTTCCCCCTACTTTTACTAATGTCAGTTTGTCCACTTGC
The genomic region above belongs to Parabacteroides pacaensis and contains:
- the argB gene encoding acetylglutamate kinase — protein: MDKLTLVKVGGKIVEEELTLKRLLYDFSAIEGYKVLVHGGGRSATKLAARLGIESKMVNGRRITDMETLKVVTMIYGGLVNKNIVAGLQALGVNALGLTGADMNLMRSDKRPVKDIDYGFVGDVKEVNANLLASLIHQDIVPVLAPLTHDKKGNMLNTNADTIAGETAKALAKYFEVTLMFCFEKKGVLKDENDDESVIPEINQTVFRQYVKEGIIQGGMIPKLENSFDAIEAGVKRVIITQASDICHGKGTIVF
- a CDS encoding NAD(P)H-hydrate dehydratase yields the protein MMKIFATEKVKDLDQYTIQYEPISSPDLVERAATMFVHEFCRRYSKQIRIVVFAGQGNNGADALAVARLLIDEGYRVETVLFNPSNHLSYDCELNKERLLKMERVEFTEVIDNFMPPELSERDVVIDGLFGSGINRPLTGGFAAVVNYLNQSEATIVSIDIPSGLFGEDNRQNDPEAIVHADVTFTFQFPKLAFLLAENEQYVGEWKVLDIGLHPDIIEQTPSPYYFVQEEEIANVFQPRDRFAHKGTFGHALLIAGSRGKMGAALLSAKACLRSGVGLLTVHIPQRGELAFQTAFPEAMLSFDPNKEFFSVLPDISTYSAIGIGPGLGQHMESAAALERLLSTTSHPVVIDADALNLLASNHDLINRIPPRSILTPHPKEFDRLAGVSKSDYERLMKAQSFAVEHKICIVLKGAYTAVCTAEGNVYFNSTGNPGMATAGSGDVLTGIILGLLAQGHEPETAAVAGVFLHGVAGDLAAIYRSEESMIASDIIDMLGKAFKQTKDF
- a CDS encoding 3-keto-disaccharide hydrolase, translating into MKRSNLLLAAFLCCAGIVFSQSSEKSSGWKPLFGENLSDAEYNPEVWSMKDGVLSAVKDESIWTNTEYENFEVDLDFKNDVNTNSGVVVYCTDKKDWIPNSVEIQIADDHGKWGDGKAYEQCGAIYGHLGAKQQKVVKKPGEWNHMRIKCKGQQITVILNGKKVTDMNMALWTSGKKNPDGSDIPSWLPKPFAELPTKGFIGLQGKHGDALIWFKNMKIRELK